Genomic segment of Candidatus Eisenbacteria bacterium:
CCATAGAGCACATGCCAGCGCTCGAGCAGATCGCCGGATTCGGGAAGATCCGTGTCCTCCCGTCCTTCGACGGAGAATCTCCAATGGATCCGGGGGTACGTGAGGGCGTAATTCCACACCACGCGGCTCAGCACGCGGATCTCCGCCTCGCGCGATTTAAGAAACCGAAGCCGCGCCGGCGTGTTGAAAAAGAGGTCCTCCACGATCACGGTCGTTCCCACCGCGCGGCCGACGCCCGAGACCTGAATCACGGCGCCGCCCAAAGCCTCTACCTGGGTTCCCGTCAGATCCTCGCTCGAGCGGGTGGAGAGCGCGAAGCGCGATACCTCGGCGATGCTCGCGAGCGCTTCCCCCCGAAAGCCGAGCGATCGGATGCGCGCGAGATCGTCCGCGGATTCGATCTTGCTCGTCGCGTGGCGGCGGAGCGCCAAGAGGGCATCCTCGCGCGACATCCCCGCGCCGTCGTCCTGCACGCGGATCAATCGCTCGGGGTGCGAGGCGACATGGATCGCGACGAGCGTGCTGCCGGCGTCCAGCGCGTTCTCGATCAACTCCTTCGCGACCGCGGCGGGGCGGTCAACGACCTCGCCGGCGCGAATTTTTCCTACGACCGAAGGGTCGAGGATGCGGATGGGCGGCATCGATTACCGGAGGGTGAGGATCGGAAGCTTGCGCGGGAACCGCGACAGAAACTCGGCGCCTCGAGGTCCCACCACCACATCCTCCTCGAGGGAAACGAGCCCGTGGTCCGGGAGATGGATGCTGGGCTCGAGGGTGTAGACGCTTCCCTCACGCACGGTTTCGTAGGGAGCCTTTCCATAGCGCTCCCACCGAGGGCCCAGAACCCCGCCTCCGTCGTGAACCGCGCGCCCCAGGTGATGTCCCAAGGCATGCGCGTATTCCGGGTAGCCGAGGGAGGCGAGGTGATCGCGTACTTTCTTGTCGACCTCCCATCCCGCGACGCCCGGGAGGAGCGCTTTCGCGGCCAGCTCGATCGATTCGACGATCGCCGCATAGGCGCGGAGGACCGCGTCGGGTGCTACACCCTCCCCGTCTGCGGCCGCATACCAGACCCGCTGGAGGTCGGAGCAATAGCCGTCCCGCGCGATGCCGAAATCCACGTGGATCACGCTGCCCTTCCGGATGGCTTCGTCACCGGGGCGCACGTGACCCACCGGGGACTTGGCGCCGGCAGTCACGGTCGGGCAATGACGCCGGGACCACGCGGTCGGGCAACCGGCGCGATCCGCCTCGCCGTGAAAGCGCTCCGCGATCTGGCGCTCGGTCATTCCGACGCAGAACTCGCGCGAGACCCGGTCGAACATCTGCTCCGTTTCCGTCACCGCGCGCGCGATCAGCGTGCGCTCCCCGGAGAGTTTCACCCCGCGCAGGAGGGCGAGGAAGCGCTCGGCGGATTGCAGCCGCGCGGCGTACGGCGTCCCCGCGAGCGTTTCCCGGAGGTGATCGTGGAGACCCGCGGTCAGGCCGTCCGCGAGCGCATCGTCTTGAGAGACGTTGATCCCGATCGACCGCGGATCCACCTGGCCCAGGAGCTCCACGAGCGCGGCGCGCGCGCCTTCCTTGTAGGTCCTGACCTCATCGAAGAGACCCGACTGGCCGAGGTCGGGGGCGTCGAACGTGGCCACAAGGGCGAAGGCGCGGTTCGGTGTGATGAGGAAGTAGCTATTCCAGGTGAATTCCTGGTCCAAGAAGAATCGAAGATTGGGGTCCGGGCGCTCCTGCGATTCACGGACGGCGATGAGCCACGCCTCGAGGGAAGAGTCGCGCAGGAATTCCTGCGCTTGGGCGAGCTTTTGGGCGCCCAGGGAGCGGACATCCGTTTCGGCGGAGACGCGCATGATGGAAACATATCCCGGCGCGCCGGGAACGGCAACGAAAACTAGGCGCCCGAGCGGACGAGCGAGAGAAGCTCCCCTCCGGTCGCGATCTCATCGGGGAAGGAATACTGACGTCCCGTGAGCTGCACATCCGACGGATCGGGCAGGGCGCGCACGCTCGGAAGGTGACCCAGAAGCGCCTCGAGTCGTTTGAGAAGAACGCCGCTCTCCTTGTCGCTCGCCGGGGAAAGCACCGCGAACCTCCCATCCGTGATCCGCGCGATCGCGTCCACTTCGCGCACGTTCTTTCGAAGCGCCTGGGCGAACTCCTTCTGGAACGCCTCGCCCCAGGTGGGCCCGTGCCGATCGAGGAGCCGCTCGTACTCGCAAATCGTGCAGATCGTGAGCAGGAACCGCTCGCGGTATCGCTCGGCGCGCTTCACTTCCTCCTGCACGCGGTGCTCGAAGCCCCCCGCCGCCAGGAGACCGGTCAGCGGGTCCGCGACCGTCCGTTCGGTCCTGGCCTCCGCGCGGCGCGCGTTCTCGATCGCCAGGGAGACGTAGAGCGCGAGCTTCCGGAGGCTCTGGATGTCGAGCCGGCTCAGCCCCGGCGCCGGCTCGCCCCCGCGCCGGGCCGCGGGCAGAAGGACGCCGAGCACGCCCGCGACCTCCTCGTCGATCCGGACCGGTATGAATGCGTAGGCTGCGACGCCGTGCTCCTCCATGATGCCTCGCAGCTCATCGGGAGCCAGACCCGAGGAGCTGAGCTCCCGCCTCGATTCGACGGCCCGCCGCGCCAGGGTCGACTCGAATTCAAGCGCGCGCTGTCGCTCGGGCTCGAGCCCCTCGAAGGCACTCCGGAACAGGAAGCCGCCTCCCTCTCCTCGGATCCGCACCGTGTTGAGGCCGGTCGGGAACAGGGAGCGCAGGGCGCCCAAGACCTCGCTCAGGAGCGATTCCACGTCGTGGGAGAGCATGACGCGGGCGGCGATGTCCGCGAGATTCCCCAGGAGCGCGCTCCGGTGGCTCAGCTCCGATTCGTCCGCCTGACCCTCGATCGATCGCGCGAGGAACTCGGCCACCCGCGCGGTGAGCCGCTCGAACTCCTCCTGGTCCGCCGCTGCGCTGCCGACGCACTCGAACGCGAGCAGCCCGAGCGGGCGCGAGCCCATGAGCGGCGCGAGCACGAGATTGGGAAGCGGCTCGCTTGCGTCCGACTCGAACGACCGCCCGGGCCGGGCGGTGAGGAAATAGGACCTGTGCTCCGCGAAGGCTCTCGCGAGGAGGCCATGGTGGAGGGGCAGCTCTCCCTCTTGACCGTAGCGCCCCGCCGAGGAGACCGTGCGAAAGCGATCGAGCGACTCGTCGGCGAGGTGAACCTGGACGGCATCGGCGGCCAGGAGCTCCGCGAGCCTCCCGGCCACCATGCGGAGCCGCTCGGTCAGGTCGAGCCCCTTGCGGCTGAAGGCGATTTCGATCTCACGCCGCGCGCGAAGCTCGAGGGCGTCCCGCTCGCGCCTCGCGACACGGATCGCCCGGTCCAGGATTCCTGAAATCTGATCCGCGATCTCAACCAGGCGCGCGAGATCTTCGTCCTGGAACGCCGTGCCCGCCTTATCGCTGGAGACGTTCAGCACGCCGATCGTCCGGCCGTCGACCTTGAGCGGAGCGCACATGGCGGCCACGATCTGGGAGCGCTGGCGTCCGTCGCGAAAGCGCGGATCGGTGACCCGGTCGTTGATGATGAGAGGCTTTCCGTCGAGTGCGACTTTTCCGGCGACCCCTTCCCCGAGCCGCTGCCGTGAGGTGCGCACGATCTCAGGGGTGAGGCCGTCGGCGAAGGCGATCCGGAGCTCGTGCGCTTCCTCGTCCACGACCATGATCGATCCCGAATCGGCGCCCGACTGCTCGACCGCGAGGGCGAGCACTTCGCGAAAGAGGAGCTGGCGGTCCTCGGAAAGGGCGAGCGCGGCGCGGATGCGGTTCAGCCGCGAGCCGCTCGTCGCCTCGTCGTATTGGTTTTCCCAAAGCTCGATGGGGTTCGTATCCTCGGCGGGTTTCTCCGCCGGCGCGGGCGGCAAGCCCTGCGAGAGATTGTCCAGGGTGACAAAGATCTGCTCGGAGATGCCCGCGCGCGCAAGCGCCGCCGCGCTGGGAGAGGCGAGCGAAGGAAGAGCGACCCGATCGGGTTTGAGCGCGAGGAGGTCGAGCGGTTCGGTCGAGCGCGGTATCTGGAGCACCTCCGCGATCTTCAAGGACAACGCCTCGGGATCGGGGTGCGCGACCAGCACGATTTCCACGTTGGGATCGTGCCGGGCCACCGAGATGAGGTCGACCCGTTCGTCAGGCAAATCCAAGAAAGCGAGCTTCATGACACCCCTGCGTGGCCGGCCAGCCCAAGAGAGCCTTTGATCCGGCCGGGGAAAGCGCAAGGATCGTACCACTGGACGAGGGTCGCCGTCCGGGGATTGGGAATGCCGTGATTGTGGGAGTTAGCGGAGATTTTCGGGGCGCGAGGCGCGCCCCCGTCCGGCGCGCGCCTCGCGCCGGAAAAAAATCATGCAATTCGCACGACTCACCGCGTGACCGCGAGAATCTTTCCGACCGAGACGTTTCGCTGCGAGTCGGAGGCTCGGACGGTGATCGCGTGCTCTCCCGGCGCCAGATCGACCACGTCGAAACGGAACTTTTCCTGCAAGGAATCGAAAATCGAATCCTCCGGAAAGATCTGCTTCCAGTCCGACCCGTCGACCGAGTATTCGATTTTTGCGATCCTGCTGTCAGCGTCGATCGCGATCCCAGAAACGGCGACGGTGCTCCTCCCTCTCACGCCTCCCTCGCGGGTCACCGTGCGCAGGCCTTCGACGCGAGGAGGAATATTGTCGATCAGGAAGGGAGCGCTGACCCGTTCCGTTTTCATCGCGGTCCCGTCCGGGTTGTCCGGCGAATCGCTCGCCTCCAGCTTGAGCCTGTACGTACCGTTCGCGAAGGACTCCGCGTCCCAGCTGAACGCGCGATCGTCCATCTCGCTCGAGAGCGATTTCCAGGCGGTCTCATCGTCGGCCTTGATGTAGAGCTTGTAGCGAAGATTGTCGCCGTTCGGATCGGCCGCTTCCCATGAGGCGCTTCGGATGCCGCGCGCCCAGGCGGCGCTCGCGTCGGAGACCGGACGCGGGCCGGCGCGCGGGAGTGAGAACTCGAGCTTGATCCCGTTCGCGAACGACTGCGAGATCTGCGGCGGGCGGTACTCGGGACCTCCCTCGAAAAAGGGATTCTCCGGGCCGTACAGGGTGACGTTTGCGATCGATGGGGGCAGGTTGCGTTGGAGATAGGCGACCTCGACGGTCGACACTGTCGGTCGATCCCCCGACCCGCGGCGGAACCGGAGCCGGTACTGGAGGAACCTCGCGGGTGGGCTCTCGATCTTGACGTAGCCCTTGATCGGCACCTCGCGCGACCAGCCGCTCCACCCGTCGTCGGGCGTCTTGCTGAACCCGCTTCGGCTCGACCAATGCACCTCCCCGCCCCCCGATACGGCGACCCTCGCTTCCCCCCAGGATGCCACGGAGCGAAGGTCATGCGCTTCCGAGATATACGTCCCCTCGGCGCCCGGCCCGGACCCGAGCGAGTAAAGCAGGCCCGCGTTTCCCGCCGAGGCGTACGCCTCCTTGTCGGCGCGGACCAGCCCCAGGAGCTGCTTCGATTCGGTCGCGCCCAAGAGCGCGAATTTTCGATCCAGTCCGACCCGGAAGAGCGCGGCGGGAT
This window contains:
- a CDS encoding aminopeptidase P family protein, which translates into the protein MRVSAETDVRSLGAQKLAQAQEFLRDSSLEAWLIAVRESQERPDPNLRFFLDQEFTWNSYFLITPNRAFALVATFDAPDLGQSGLFDEVRTYKEGARAALVELLGQVDPRSIGINVSQDDALADGLTAGLHDHLRETLAGTPYAARLQSAERFLALLRGVKLSGERTLIARAVTETEQMFDRVSREFCVGMTERQIAERFHGEADRAGCPTAWSRRHCPTVTAGAKSPVGHVRPGDEAIRKGSVIHVDFGIARDGYCSDLQRVWYAAADGEGVAPDAVLRAYAAIVESIELAAKALLPGVAGWEVDKKVRDHLASLGYPEYAHALGHHLGRAVHDGGGVLGPRWERYGKAPYETVREGSVYTLEPSIHLPDHGLVSLEEDVVVGPRGAEFLSRFPRKLPILTLR
- a CDS encoding GAF domain-containing protein is translated as MKLAFLDLPDERVDLISVARHDPNVEIVLVAHPDPEALSLKIAEVLQIPRSTEPLDLLALKPDRVALPSLASPSAAALARAGISEQIFVTLDNLSQGLPPAPAEKPAEDTNPIELWENQYDEATSGSRLNRIRAALALSEDRQLLFREVLALAVEQSGADSGSIMVVDEEAHELRIAFADGLTPEIVRTSRQRLGEGVAGKVALDGKPLIINDRVTDPRFRDGRQRSQIVAAMCAPLKVDGRTIGVLNVSSDKAGTAFQDEDLARLVEIADQISGILDRAIRVARRERDALELRARREIEIAFSRKGLDLTERLRMVAGRLAELLAADAVQVHLADESLDRFRTVSSAGRYGQEGELPLHHGLLARAFAEHRSYFLTARPGRSFESDASEPLPNLVLAPLMGSRPLGLLAFECVGSAAADQEEFERLTARVAEFLARSIEGQADESELSHRSALLGNLADIAARVMLSHDVESLLSEVLGALRSLFPTGLNTVRIRGEGGGFLFRSAFEGLEPERQRALEFESTLARRAVESRRELSSSGLAPDELRGIMEEHGVAAYAFIPVRIDEEVAGVLGVLLPAARRGGEPAPGLSRLDIQSLRKLALYVSLAIENARRAEARTERTVADPLTGLLAAGGFEHRVQEEVKRAERYRERFLLTICTICEYERLLDRHGPTWGEAFQKEFAQALRKNVREVDAIARITDGRFAVLSPASDKESGVLLKRLEALLGHLPSVRALPDPSDVQLTGRQYSFPDEIATGGELLSLVRSGA